ATGGGAACTCTGGCGGATAATTCTCTTCTTGAAAGATCTCGAGAAACCTTGATTTCACTTCTAACTTTTTGTCCACTGATGACACAATCCTTACAACAAGCCCTTCAGCACCAGGAACCTGTTAAATCGACAACACAAGCAGAAGTAGAAATGCATAAGTAAACAATTGCTGACAAAAATATCAATAAACAGAACTTGGAAGAAACATCCAAATAAGATATCCTCCAAAAGGaaatgtttcttttttttttgaaactggTAACTTAAAAAGGAAATGTTTCTTTACTTTATAATGAAAAAGTTTAAGCAATCAAGACAGTTCAATCACAAGCTAATTTATCTCCATACGGGGATTATGACATCAAAGCTAATATTTATCTCAGTACTtaatgttttctaagattgaacGCGCATATGAGGTTTTCCAAAGATAAGGAAACACATTATAACTGAAAAATCAGAAGACAAGATACTTTACTTCTATGTCATATTTCTTTAGAAGGCTGAAGCTGTTCCATACTCTGGACTTAAGTGTAAATAATTATACTGGTTAAAAGTAGTGAATGCACCATCCACCACAGAGACTAGTGTGAGTTTTACAATGCTTAGACGTACCAACTTTTCTCATAGCATAACATCTATCTTAGAGCTGTTTTCGACTTTACTATACAGGAGAGGCACCCCCTTGATTGACGACTGTCAATCAAAAACTATATGCCCATTTATCCATCACAACGATGCATTCGGTGTCCACCAGTATAAATATATCACGCTctcttattaaaatcatgaaactTCAACACGTGGGCTGTACCGTTCAAAACTCAAGCAAATTGACTTACCTCATCATAACTTTTTCCTTCACGTCTTGCTCTCTCCTGCCTTTCATGCTTCAAACGCCTAACTAATCGTTGCTCAATATGGTCACTGAGAATTGTACGAGGCAGATCTTTTGCTCCAAGAACAGCACTTTGTGGTAAGGGCTTACGCTCACCTCTTTCAACCTCTATAATATAGCAATTTGGACAGGTATACTCAGCTTGCCCACCATCATTTCTCCTACCATTGAACAATGCACAAATCTGATGTTGCCAAGCTTCACACTTATCACATTGAACCCACTGCACAAAGCAGAAACTTTTAAGATTTAACAAATATAATAAAACTAGTCAAAACTGAGAACAAGAGAAACATTGTGTACTGCTGAAAAAATTGTATAGAGCTGCAATTTCAATTTTATTTCTTCAATAATTAGATATTCTGAAGTAAATCCTAAAAGGTGAGACACAAATACCCATTCTTCAGTTTCctcatcatttttctttttctccatcCTCGCCTTCGGAATAGTGGTTCCATCAACAACAATGGTGTCGCCACGAGCCTCATTATAGCATGGAATGCAGAAGTAGTGTCGAGTATCACCAGTTCCAATCGTATAATACATTGCATTTCGTTTAATACGAGCACCACAAGGAGTACAATATATAGGCGGAGGTTCGAAATTTAGCTTCTCAACTGCACATAATTGACATGAATTTTCACTCATGGAATGTTCCATAGCTTGATTTTTTTCTGCTTTTGCTTTGCTCTGTGAagggaaaaaaaaacaaaatttcaTTCCATGAAATGATAACACATACCGATCAGAAAATAAACCAAAAACATCAGTAGAATATATGCCACAGATACTGATAACGCAGATATGTTTCCTACCACGTATCAAAAGTAAATTTAAAAATGAGGTTTTGATTGTCTTCTGAAGTTTCTAAGAGGGTGAAAGACTCatttaagattttttttctttttgataatGGTACAAGGAAGACTCATTTAAGATTTAAAACAGCAGTAAGTGTACTCGTAAGGTGTTTCATTTCTCATcaaatataaatacataaaccttgtATTCCTTAGGTCCTACCCTTACCTCCTGAAGGATTATAATTCGCTACTTCCGGCTTACACATGCTAGACAGCACAtaacattttaaaaaaatttcaagAAGGTAACATATTTGTATATTAATATATAGACTTCACAAAAACTGTGAAGTCACCCAAAATTACAAAGAGTGCATAAAAACAAAACACTCCTAATCATTGTTTCTCAGCTACATATATCAAAACTAATGCTATATTACTTTGAGGGTGTATCTTCTTGAAAGAAAATTCAGATGGAGGGCGATATATTAGGAAAATATTTTAAGAATTAGCAAGCAGAACAACAAATAATTTAGGAAGTCATTTTATCTCACTGCAAGAACTGGGTGTAtggaaaaaaaataatgaataaaCCATGAATGCATAACTCTGGAAAACTTGGCCAAGATTAGAATTGCTACCAGTTTCTCAAAATATGTATAGATCTAGTCTTTTAAGCAACCACCACCCATTTTCTAAAGCAACCATTACCCCTAACTATACTATTTTGAGGGTGTATCTTCTTGATAGAAAACTCAGCTAGAGGCGATATGTCTAGGAAATTATTTTATGACCCAGCAAGCAGAACAGCCAATACATTTTTAGCCATTTCATCTCAATGCAATAACTAGGTACATGCAAAACTCAGTTAATAAACCATGAATGCATAACTTACGCGTTTATGGTTTCATAAAACTGAGTTTTGCATGTACCTAGTTATTGCCTTGAGATGAAATGATTAAAGATGTATTGCTGTTCTGCTAGCTCGAATAACTCTGAAGAAGTTCTCCAAGTTTAGAATCATTACAAATTTCTCGAAACATGTATGCGTCTAGTCTTTTATGCAACCACCACTGGTCTTCTAAGGCAAGTCCCCAACACCATGATTTTGACTAATACTCATTAAAAAGTTGTTATTATGAAAGGATTTAAAACATCAATCACCAACTCAATTTAAAAAATATGATGCAACTGTGTATGCCAGACAACTCATGACTAAAACAATGGGATCCCCCTCCCTCAACAACTAAGAATAGCACGCAAGACAGACCTGGCCAACCCATCGCCTCAGACCAATAATGTGCTCTCGTACTTGCTCTGGGGTGAATAATTCAGTCATTGACACACCCTTTATTGTAGGTTTCCCAGACTTGGAACCACTTGTGCTTTCAGAGGGTGCTGATGTAATTTCCTGTTTAGGCTGATCCATGTCCTTTTCAGTCTTCATATTTCCCTGTTTCACAAGAGAAGCTGCACTACTTGATACAGCAGAATCAAGAACAGGTTTTTGAATGCAGGTATCATCCAAATTATCCTTTCGTATATCTATACTCCCAGGACTGACTTCTTGCACAGCATTTGCAGGAATTTCTATCATTATGTCAGTAACTTCAGATTTCATTGCGACAGCATTCCCATGCTGTTCAACGAGCTGCGCATTTTGGGTAACAAGAGACTCACAGGCGGAAACTGGCATAAAACAATTTTCTGTTTCCAAGATAAGAGATTGAGAAGGTGGCTCAATCTTCGTACGCTTAAGAGAAGGCTGCAAATCTTCTGTTTGAGCCGACACCGAACTCAGCTTGGCAGTCAACCTGGAAGCAATTTCACCAGCATCATAGGATCTACAACTACCATTAGGAGGATTTGGCATATCAGAACTACAGCCAGGACGAGCAACTTTTTGTTGTGCATGTACAAATTTCCTGACAGGAATGCAAACAGGACAGCTTAGATCTCTGCACCGTCTGTAGTGGTTAATTAAGACCCTCGTTGTAGGACAACGAGGATATTGACAGTCAAAGTTACTGCATCCTTCCATATGCTTCACTAGTTTTTGAGCTTTTATGCAATTCTGCTCTGGACATTTCCCTTCCGGAGCAGAACATCCACGTGCATGAATCAAAAACAATAGCCACCTCTGCTGATTGAAATACTGTCGTTCACGAGGAAGGTTATTAGATCCGCAGATGGAGCTGCTCGAGTTATTGGTGGCAACTGCTCTATTACCAAAAGGTTGACTGACCGGAGATCCCTCTGTAGACAAATTATTTGGATAAGCTTCATCCTTCCTGGAAGTTCTCTGACACGATTCCTTTTGTGCATTTTGCTTATTTGAGAAGCTACCTGGTATTTGACTCCCATCTTGCGACGTGGAATACCATTGACCCTGAAATACTGCATCTGAATGAACAACATTAGTAAAAAAGCTGAAACGGCACTTAGAATCAGTAACAAACTGTTGTGGATTCAATAATTGCTGCATTTGTTCTGAAGGCTGAGACACTGACAAACGAATAACCTAGACAGAGGAGGGAGCAACTGAGTACCTTTAGAATGGTCTTCAACTGAATTTGACTGAAACTGATTTATGTTAGAAAACTGAAATTGCTCAGCATTGACCCGAGAATGTTGTGCTTCATCATGATTTCCAGGCTCAGACTTTACCCGAATACCAAGATCAGAAGGTAGCTGAGCTTGAGCAAAAGTATTGCTCCTTGACAAAAGTTGGTGCTGCTGACTTTGCAGCTTCTGTTGAGGTTGAGGTTGAACAAATTGACGTTGCTCCTGGAACTGCTGAGGCGGCTGACAATGTTGATGCTGATAGGAAGATAAACGGTTATCTCCTAGTGAATGCTGGGACTGAAAGTTCATCTGCGCTGATTGATCAACTGGTTGAACCTTTATATTTGGCATCTGCTGAGAGGCAGTCAAGTTTGATTGGTTGGTAATCAAAGGAGAGTTTGTTTTGGACATGGACTGTAAGGATACAGCACGGGGGTTTTGATTATTCATGACCATTCCCACAGAAGAAACAGGAAGACACAAGTTTCCAGACCCCGACGTATCTGCATGATTGATACCATATCTATCACCTGTCATACAAAAAAGACAAAATAGCACTCGCATATTATTTGAAGCTTGAAAATAATCTGACTGCTGGAGTTATTTTATCAGTACTTGTTGAGAATGGGGGCACCTTGCATTAATGGCTGATGTTGTTGATCAAAATGTTGTGGTAATGACTTTGGAGAGTTCCCATAGGTGGTTGCTGGTATATAGCTCTCAGAGGCTCCTGAACCATTCAACAAGTGCAAATTGTTCCCAATCATCCCAAGTCCCCCATTCAGAGACCCAGTCTGTCCATAGGATCTATTCTGCAATCCTGACCTGATTCCACCACCCACATGGCTGCCAACTGTATGCAGTATTCGGCTGTTTTGATTTTGTTGCAGCGGCTGTGAAACAATTGTGGAATCAACACTAGAAAATGCAGCAATACTACTAGGTGATTCCAAACTCATGGAAGACTGTGCACTCGTGTTGCTATTCAGATTAGCACCACAGCTGGTATTAAACCCAGGAGTGGGAATCATTTGACTTGTCATTCTTTGTCCACTCATTGATGGTGCCAAATTATTCCCACCCGAATTGACCAAGAAATTGGAAGTTGGCTGTTGATATCCATTTGTCAAACACCCTGCAAGGATGAGTTCTGTTACTGCAAAGTAAAATAAATCCCTAAATTGCCTAGAAAATAATTATACCATCAGCAGAACCAAAGGAAAAGCAAATGTACCACTGGAAGAAACATTAGCCATTGGCAAGAAGCTACCAGAGTTGACAGTAGAAGATGCAATGGTACTCCCAGAAGCCATGGAACTGTCAAAGGATGATGTTCCAATCAGGGCCGAATTTACACCTTGCGCCATGCCCGGAGTTGGTATCATTGTACCAATGGGTCCAGAAGAATTAACACGAGAGACACGTTGATTATGATTATTCATTCGAAGGCCTTTAATCAGGCCATGTAAGCGGTTCTCCAAAGTGTTAAGATTCAAATACTCCTCCTAACAGCATGACAAGTGCCAAGTCAATGAGCAAAATAAATAGAATGTCTTTTCGTCATAGCAGAAACACGTCAAAACATACATAAAGAACAGAAAATAACAAACCTTTGTTGAGGCACTTTTAAACAAGCCCTCTTCCAGGCGCTTAACTATATCCATAACCTTCTTCGGCGGTTTCTCATGGGCTTGCTGCCGCTGCATGAGATACTCGTAGCTGAAAAACAACAAGGTTGCAAAACTCTCATCAGTTCTTACCATCATAAAACTTGCCAGGATTACAAATGACATTGAATTCCTACAACGCAGACACAACAAAGATTATAGAACAAACCTTATTCTCATATGACTTCCTGTCATATTCTACAGCAAAACAATATGTTGTTCCAAAAGTGAAGGATAGATAGTTATACAATATGGCTCATctaatttgataaattaattttcagcaTTCTCTACCTTtactaggtaggggtaaggtttgcgtacacactaccctcccagaccccaccTGTTGGGAATATACTGGGACTATTGTTGTTGTAATTTTCACAGTGTTGATAAATTAGTCATTAACGGCTTTTACTTCAGTTTATCTACACCACCCACACCCCCTCCCAGACAAAAGCAAAAGAATAATGGAAGGAAGGAAGCACCTCTGAAACATTTTAATGGATACAATGAACATACTTTCTTACATCTTATTTGATATAAATATCCGCGCTTTGGAGAAGTCAGGCTCCATATTTGGCATGTTAttatggataatgggattttgcTGCATAGAGAAAGGATTTCCGCTCTGCTGGGGTAGCCCAGGCAGAGAGGTGCCACTTTGATTTGGAACCTGCCCTGAGATCTGCCCTGACATATGCTGCAAATTCATTTTTATCTTGTATCCTTCCCAAAAACATGTACTTCATAGCACAGCCTATTAGCATTCCATTAAATAGATGAGAATCCCGCACTTTGTCAGCTGAGTGAGCACATACTCATCCAACCATTTTGCCTGAAAATACGCTCACGGTATCTGTAATGCTGCAGTCAAAACAATGTCAAGAAAATCAAGTTAAGGAGTGGTCTACCCGTTGGTCATTGCACATACAAGTACACGAGGTAAGTGAGGAAGGAGAGAACAATCGAGCAATCTTCTTTACATTATTGACAACAGGAGAATCAACATTACCATAATACACTCGTACAAGTTTAAACTACATCAGCAATGCTCACTATCAAAAAGGAGCTAGCAAATTAAACACAATCAATGTGAAAAATCCTTCTTGTAATTTTTAAGGGGGGAGAAattgaaaaattaagaaaaacaaTGCGCGAACAGAGTAAAAGAGCGTGTTTCTCAGTGAGGATAAAAAAAGCCCCAATTTTTTGGAGCTAGCTAAAATCAGCTTCGAATATAGAAATTAATAAGCAACTCAAACATGAGCATAAATACAAACACCTAATTGATTACATTAGAACATCAAGGTATTGAATCTTCATAAATTCATAAAACATTACCGAAAATTCACCTGGAATTCGATTAGATTTTTAATGTCGAAAGCAGCAGCCGCTGGTGGAGATGAAGGAGGAGAGCTTAGGGTAGTCAAATGACGTGTCTTGGAGATCAACGGTGATGGGAGGAGTTAGCGGATGTGGCGGTGGAGGTGGTAGATTGGCTGGCCGTCGCTACGATGAGGAGCGGTGATGGCTGATGGCGAGAACCAAAGGAGACTTGAGAATCGGGAGACGATAGAGTCAAAGGGTGAAATTGGAAAGCTTTGGAGTACGGATGGCTCGTCTATATCAGGGGTATAAGAGTAATTTAACAGTTGccgttttttcctttttctttttttgtcttAAGAGAAAGAACATgcacaattttattttattttttggtaattaacGATTTATTAACAACAACAACTAACAGTTATTACAATTAGAGCTCAGTCTAGGTACCATAGTGCCTAAAGTGTCTCTTTTTAGAACATGGATAACAAAAACAGGCGGAACAGCAAAAGTTTGCAAAGTACAAAAAGTGTTCAGGCTGCAACCATTCTTAGCTAACAGGTCCGCTACTCCATTAACCTCTCTAAAGACGTGCTTCAGCTGTGGATCATTCGCCTTCCGTAATAGGTACCTGCAGTCATCAATTAAATTTTGATAGAGACAGTTATTAGATTTTAGGAGGTTTAATAATTCCAAGCAGTCCGTCTCTATTACTAGTGGAAGGAGTTTTTCTGTTAGTGCTAGTTTGACTCCATGGAGGAGGGCTAGGATTTCCATATATATGTTAGTAGCATGGTTAAGACCCATATTGAACCCTAAAATCCAACGACCCCTTTCATCTCTAAACACCCCTCCTATTCCTCCCACTCCTGGGTTTCCTACGCAAGAGCCATCGATATTCAGTTTGTAAAAGCTGGGGTTGGGTGGTTCCTATCTTACAGAGATAGTTTTCTTGGTAGGTTTTAAACAATTGTTTTTTGCCATGTAAAGGAATTTCATGGCCATACTAATGGGTTGACTTTTGGTGATGGGTGTTTTAATTCCTCTAAAGAGGATCCCATTTCTGAAGTTCCATATATGCCataggagaaatggtagaaaatCTGACCAGCGTAGGTAATTATTAAAAAAGACCTTGGACAAGAGTTTGTTTTTAAGCCAATTATGAAGGGTATCTTTTCCCACATGATTCTGAGAGAATGGGTATTTTGTATTGATTTGATACCAGATTTGTCTAGAGTAGTTGTAACGAAAGAAAATATGTTCTATGTCCTCAGTT
The Nicotiana sylvestris chromosome 11, ASM39365v2, whole genome shotgun sequence DNA segment above includes these coding regions:
- the LOC104243914 gene encoding histone acetyltransferase HAC1-like isoform X1 → MNLQHMSGQISGQVPNQSGTSLPGLPQQSGNPFSMQQNPIIHNNMPNMEPDFSKARIFISNKIYEYLMQRQQAHEKPPKKVMDIVKRLEEGLFKSASTKEEYLNLNTLENRLHGLIKGLRMNNHNQRVSRVNSSGPIGTMIPTPGMAQGVNSALIGTSSFDSSMASGSTIASSTVNSGSFLPMANVSSSGCLTNGYQQPTSNFLVNSGGNNLAPSMSGQRMTSQMIPTPGFNTSCGANLNSNTSAQSSMSLESPSSIAAFSSVDSTIVSQPLQQNQNSRILHTVGSHVGGGIRSGLQNRSYGQTGSLNGGLGMIGNNLHLLNGSGASESYIPATTYGNSPKSLPQHFDQQHQPLMQGDRYGINHADTSGSGNLCLPVSSVGMVMNNQNPRAVSLQSMSKTNSPLITNQSNLTASQQMPNIKVQPVDQSAQMNFQSQHSLGDNRLSSYQHQHCQPPQQFQEQRQFVQPQPQQKLQSQQHQLLSRSNTFAQAQLPSDLGIRVKSEPGNHDEAQHSRVNAEQFQFSNINQFQSNSVEDHSKDAVFQGQWYSTSQDGSQIPGSFSNKQNAQKESCQRTSRKDEAYPNNLSTEGSPVSQPFGNRAVATNNSSSSICGSNNLPRERQYFNQQRWLLFLIHARGCSAPEGKCPEQNCIKAQKLVKHMEGCSNFDCQYPRCPTTRVLINHYRRCRDLSCPVCIPVRKFVHAQQKVARPGCSSDMPNPPNGSCRSYDAGEIASRLTAKLSSVSAQTEDLQPSLKRTKIEPPSQSLILETENCFMPVSACESLVTQNAQLVEQHGNAVAMKSEVTDIMIEIPANAVQEVSPGSIDIRKDNLDDTCIQKPVLDSAVSSSAASLVKQGNMKTEKDMDQPKQEITSAPSESTSGSKSGKPTIKGVSMTELFTPEQVREHIIGLRRWVGQSKAKAEKNQAMEHSMSENSCQLCAVEKLNFEPPPIYCTPCGARIKRNAMYYTIGTGDTRHYFCIPCYNEARGDTIVVDGTTIPKARMEKKKNDEETEEWWVQCDKCEAWQHQICALFNGRRNDGGQAEYTCPNCYIIEVERGERKPLPQSAVLGAKDLPRTILSDHIEQRLVRRLKHERQERARREGKSYDEVPGAEGLVVRIVSSVDKKLEVKSRFLEIFQEENYPPEFPYKSKVLLLFQKIEGVEVCLFGMYVQEFGSECAQPNHRRVYLSYLDSVKYFRPEIKAVSGEALRTFVYHEILIGYLEYCKKRGFSSCYIWACPPLKGEDYILYCHPEIQKTPKSDKLREWYLSMLRKALKENVVVDLTNLYDHFFISTGECKAKVTAARLPYFDGDYWPGAAEDMIYQLQQEEDGRKQHKKGSIKKTISKRALKASGQSDLSGNASKDILLMHKLGETISPMKEDFIMVHLQHACTHCCILMVSGNRWVCNQCKNFQLCDKCYEVEQKLEDRERHPIYHKDTHILYPIEIEVTEDTKDKDEILESEFFDTRQAFLSLCQGNHYQYDTLRRAKHSSMMVLYHLHNPTAPAFVTTCNICHLDIEAGQGWRCEVCPDYDVCNACYQKDGGIDHPHKLTNHPSIAERDAQNKEARQLRVLQLRKMLDLLVHASQCRSSLCQYPNCRKVKGLFRHGIQCKVRASGGCVLCKKMWYLLQLHARACKESECHVPRCRDLKEHLRRLQQQSDSRRRAAVMEMMRQRAAEVANSAG
- the LOC104243914 gene encoding histone acetyltransferase HAC1-like isoform X3, whose product is MQRQQAHEKPPKKVMDIVKRLEEGLFKSASTKEEYLNLNTLENRLHGLIKGLRMNNHNQRVSRVNSSGPIGTMIPTPGMAQGVNSALIGTSSFDSSMASGSTIASSTVNSGSFLPMANVSSSGCLTNGYQQPTSNFLVNSGGNNLAPSMSGQRMTSQMIPTPGFNTSCGANLNSNTSAQSSMSLESPSSIAAFSSVDSTIVSQPLQQNQNSRILHTVGSHVGGGIRSGLQNRSYGQTGSLNGGLGMIGNNLHLLNGSGASESYIPATTYGNSPKSLPQHFDQQHQPLMQGDRYGINHADTSGSGNLCLPVSSVGMVMNNQNPRAVSLQSMSKTNSPLITNQSNLTASQQMPNIKVQPVDQSAQMNFQSQHSLGDNRLSSYQHQHCQPPQQFQEQRQFVQPQPQQKLQSQQHQLLSRSNTFAQAQLPSDLGIRVKSEPGNHDEAQHSRVNAEQFQFSNINQFQSNSVEDHSKDAVFQGQWYSTSQDGSQIPGSFSNKQNAQKESCQRTSRKDEAYPNNLSTEGSPVSQPFGNRAVATNNSSSSICGSNNLPRERQYFNQQRWLLFLIHARGCSAPEGKCPEQNCIKAQKLVKHMEGCSNFDCQYPRCPTTRVLINHYRRCRDLSCPVCIPVRKFVHAQQKVARPGCSSDMPNPPNGSCRSYDAGEIASRLTAKLSSVSAQTEDLQPSLKRTKIEPPSQSLILETENCFMPVSACESLVTQNAQLVEQHGNAVAMKSEVTDIMIEIPANAVQEVSPGSIDIRKDNLDDTCIQKPVLDSAVSSSAASLVKQGNMKTEKDMDQPKQEITSAPSESTSGSKSGKPTIKGVSMTELFTPEQVREHIIGLRRWVGQSKAKAEKNQAMEHSMSENSCQLCAVEKLNFEPPPIYCTPCGARIKRNAMYYTIGTGDTRHYFCIPCYNEARGDTIVVDGTTIPKARMEKKKNDEETEEWWVQCDKCEAWQHQICALFNGRRNDGGQAEYTCPNCYIIEVERGERKPLPQSAVLGAKDLPRTILSDHIEQRLVRRLKHERQERARREGKSYDEVPGAEGLVVRIVSSVDKKLEVKSRFLEIFQEENYPPEFPYKSKVLLLFQKIEGVEVCLFGMYVQEFGSECAQPNHRRVYLSYLDSVKYFRPEIKAVSGEALRTFVYHEILIGYLEYCKKRGFSSCYIWACPPLKGEDYILYCHPEIQKTPKSDKLREWYLSMLRKALKENVVVDLTNLYDHFFISTGECKAKVTAARLPYFDGDYWPGAAEDMIYQLQQEEDGRKQHKKGSIKKTISKRALKASGQSDLSGNASKDILLMHKLGETISPMKEDFIMVHLQHACTHCCILMVSGNRWVCNQCKNFQLCDKCYEVEQKLEDRERHPIYHKDTHILYPIEIEVTEDTKDKDEILESEFFDTRQAFLSLCQGNHYQYDTLRRAKHSSMMVLYHLHNPTAPAFVTTCNICHLDIEAGQGWRCEVCPDYDVCNACYQKDGGIDHPHKLTNHPSIAERDAQNKEARQLRVLQLRKMLDLLVHASQCRSSLCQYPNCRKVKGLFRHGIQCKVRASGGCVLCKKMWYLLQLHARACKESECHVPRCRDLKEHLRRLQQQSDSRRRAAVMEMMRQRAAEVANSAG
- the LOC104243914 gene encoding histone acetyltransferase HAC1-like isoform X2, producing the protein MNLQHMSGQISGQVPNQSGTSLPGLPQQSGNPFSMQQNPIIHNNMPNMEPDFSKARIFISNKIYEYLMQRQQAHEKPPKKVMDIVKRLEEGLFKSASTKEEYLNLNTLENRLHGLIKGLRMNNHNQRVSRVNSSGPIGTMIPTPGMAQGVNSALIGTSSFDSSMASGSTIASSTVNSGSFLPMANVSSSGCLTNGYQQPTSNFLVNSGGNNLAPSMSGQRMTSQMIPTPGFNTSCGANLNSNTSAQSSMSLESPSSIAAFSSVDSTIVSQPLQQNQNSRILHTVGSHVGGGIRSGLQNRSYGQTGSLNGGLGMIGNNLHLLNGSGASESYIPATTYGNSPKSLPQHFDQQHQPLMQGDRYGINHADTSGSGNLCLPVSSVGMVMNNQNPRAVSLQSMSKTNSPLITNQSNLTASQQMPNIKVQPVDQSAQMNFQSQHSLGDNRLSSYQHQHCQPPQQFQEQRQFVQPQPQQKLQSQQHQLLSRSNTFAQAQLPSDLGIRVKSEPGNHDEAQHSRVNAEQFQFSNINQFQSNSVEDHSKVFQGQWYSTSQDGSQIPGSFSNKQNAQKESCQRTSRKDEAYPNNLSTEGSPVSQPFGNRAVATNNSSSSICGSNNLPRERQYFNQQRWLLFLIHARGCSAPEGKCPEQNCIKAQKLVKHMEGCSNFDCQYPRCPTTRVLINHYRRCRDLSCPVCIPVRKFVHAQQKVARPGCSSDMPNPPNGSCRSYDAGEIASRLTAKLSSVSAQTEDLQPSLKRTKIEPPSQSLILETENCFMPVSACESLVTQNAQLVEQHGNAVAMKSEVTDIMIEIPANAVQEVSPGSIDIRKDNLDDTCIQKPVLDSAVSSSAASLVKQGNMKTEKDMDQPKQEITSAPSESTSGSKSGKPTIKGVSMTELFTPEQVREHIIGLRRWVGQSKAKAEKNQAMEHSMSENSCQLCAVEKLNFEPPPIYCTPCGARIKRNAMYYTIGTGDTRHYFCIPCYNEARGDTIVVDGTTIPKARMEKKKNDEETEEWWVQCDKCEAWQHQICALFNGRRNDGGQAEYTCPNCYIIEVERGERKPLPQSAVLGAKDLPRTILSDHIEQRLVRRLKHERQERARREGKSYDEVPGAEGLVVRIVSSVDKKLEVKSRFLEIFQEENYPPEFPYKSKVLLLFQKIEGVEVCLFGMYVQEFGSECAQPNHRRVYLSYLDSVKYFRPEIKAVSGEALRTFVYHEILIGYLEYCKKRGFSSCYIWACPPLKGEDYILYCHPEIQKTPKSDKLREWYLSMLRKALKENVVVDLTNLYDHFFISTGECKAKVTAARLPYFDGDYWPGAAEDMIYQLQQEEDGRKQHKKGSIKKTISKRALKASGQSDLSGNASKDILLMHKLGETISPMKEDFIMVHLQHACTHCCILMVSGNRWVCNQCKNFQLCDKCYEVEQKLEDRERHPIYHKDTHILYPIEIEVTEDTKDKDEILESEFFDTRQAFLSLCQGNHYQYDTLRRAKHSSMMVLYHLHNPTAPAFVTTCNICHLDIEAGQGWRCEVCPDYDVCNACYQKDGGIDHPHKLTNHPSIAERDAQNKEARQLRVLQLRKMLDLLVHASQCRSSLCQYPNCRKVKGLFRHGIQCKVRASGGCVLCKKMWYLLQLHARACKESECHVPRCRDLKEHLRRLQQQSDSRRRAAVMEMMRQRAAEVANSAG